The Sulfurospirillum halorespirans DSM 13726 genome has a window encoding:
- the lepA gene encoding translation elongation factor 4 → MQKHIRNFSIIAHIDHGKSTLADRLIQECGAVSAREMTAQMMDTMDIEKERGITIKAQSVRLTYVKDGQPYILNLIDTPGHVDFSYEVSRSLASSDGALLVVDASQGVEAQTIANVYIALENNLEIIPVLNKIDLPAADPERVKDEIEHTIGLDCSEALSVSAKSGIGIRELLDTLVDKIPAPIGDENAPTKALIYDSWFDNYLGALALVRVYDGSIKKGQEVYVMGTGKKHEVLNLMYPHPLVLEKTPMIKTGEVGIVVLGLKNVGDVKVGDTITDFRNKTKEPIAGFKEVKQFVFAGLYPIETDKFEELRDALDKLKLNDSSISYEPETSAALGFGFRVGFLGLLHMEVIKERLEREFDLDLIATAPTVTYKVKTTKGVVLDIQNPSQLPPVNEFEEIQEPYVKATVLTPTEFLGNIIILMNNKRGMQKKMDYLSPERVLLEYEIPLNEIVMDFYDKLKSVSKGYASFDYEPIGYQVGDLVKLDLLVAGEPVDALSIIVPRVSAQTRGRDFVKAMKEIVPRQLFEVAIQASIGTKVIARETVKSMGKNVTAKCYGGDITRKRKLLDKQKEGKKRMKSIGKVQLPQEAFLTILKID, encoded by the coding sequence ATGCAGAAACATATTCGTAACTTCTCAATTATCGCTCATATCGACCACGGTAAAAGTACGTTAGCTGATCGTCTGATTCAAGAGTGTGGCGCGGTAAGTGCACGCGAAATGACCGCGCAGATGATGGACACCATGGACATCGAAAAAGAGCGCGGCATTACCATTAAAGCGCAAAGTGTTCGTCTGACCTATGTCAAAGATGGACAACCCTATATTCTCAATCTTATCGACACTCCCGGTCACGTTGACTTCTCGTATGAAGTAAGCCGTTCCTTAGCTTCCAGTGACGGCGCGCTTTTGGTCGTCGATGCTTCTCAGGGTGTTGAAGCTCAAACGATTGCCAATGTGTACATTGCCTTGGAAAATAACTTAGAAATTATTCCTGTTCTTAACAAAATCGACCTTCCTGCCGCTGATCCTGAACGCGTAAAAGATGAGATCGAGCATACCATCGGGCTTGATTGTTCTGAAGCTTTGAGCGTGAGTGCTAAAAGTGGTATTGGTATTCGAGAACTGCTTGATACGCTAGTCGATAAAATTCCAGCTCCAATAGGCGATGAAAATGCTCCTACCAAAGCGCTCATTTACGATAGTTGGTTTGATAACTATCTTGGCGCACTTGCACTTGTTCGAGTCTATGATGGCTCAATCAAAAAAGGGCAAGAAGTGTACGTGATGGGAACAGGTAAAAAACACGAAGTGTTAAACCTTATGTATCCACATCCACTTGTCCTTGAAAAAACGCCGATGATTAAAACGGGTGAAGTGGGCATTGTCGTACTGGGTCTTAAAAACGTAGGCGATGTTAAAGTAGGCGATACGATTACGGATTTTCGTAACAAAACGAAAGAGCCGATCGCTGGCTTTAAAGAGGTCAAACAGTTTGTATTTGCAGGACTTTACCCGATTGAAACCGATAAATTTGAAGAACTCAGAGACGCCCTTGATAAGTTAAAACTCAATGACTCAAGCATTTCGTACGAGCCTGAAACTTCCGCCGCACTTGGCTTTGGCTTTAGGGTTGGATTCCTTGGGTTACTTCACATGGAAGTCATTAAAGAGCGTTTGGAGCGAGAGTTTGACCTTGATCTCATCGCAACAGCGCCAACGGTAACCTACAAAGTTAAAACGACCAAAGGTGTTGTTTTAGACATTCAAAACCCAAGTCAACTTCCTCCTGTGAATGAATTTGAAGAGATTCAAGAACCGTATGTCAAAGCAACCGTTTTAACGCCGACTGAATTTTTGGGCAATATCATCATTCTCATGAATAACAAACGGGGTATGCAAAAAAAGATGGACTATCTCAGTCCTGAGCGTGTACTTTTAGAGTATGAGATTCCACTCAATGAAATCGTGATGGACTTTTACGACAAACTCAAATCGGTCAGCAAAGGGTACGCAAGCTTTGATTACGAGCCTATCGGGTACCAAGTCGGTGATTTGGTGAAGCTTGATCTTTTAGTTGCAGGTGAACCTGTGGATGCGCTTTCTATCATTGTTCCAAGGGTGAGTGCGCAAACCAGAGGACGTGATTTTGTTAAAGCGATGAAAGAGATTGTTCCTCGCCAACTTTTTGAAGTGGCGATTCAAGCAAGCATTGGCACCAAAGTTATCGCACGCGAAACGGTAAAATCGATGGGTAAAAACGTCACTGCTAAATGTTATGGTGGCGATATTACAAGAAAACGAAAACTGCTTGATAAACAAAAAGAGGGCAAGAAACGTATGAAATCCATCGGTAAAGTTCAATTACCGCAAGAGGCGTTTCTCACCATTCTCAAAATCGACTAA
- the fliM gene encoding flagellar motor switch protein FliM — protein sequence MADILSQEEIDALLEVVEEEGDTLSSEVEASDTRQVILYDFKRPNRVSKEQLRAVKGIHDKMARNLASQISSIMRSIVEIQLHSVDQMTYGEFLMSLPSPTSFNVFSIKPLDGNCIIEINPSIAFPMIDRLLGGLGESYESTRELTDIELNLLDAILRIIMQRLKEGWAPITDMYPTVETKESSPNVVQIVSQNEIVIMVVMEIIIGNSSGMINLCYPVIYLEPILSRLANRDIMLGETSAKKSRNKELNTLISRAEVFIESIIGQSELSVGELLELKKGDIIRLDRAADDKAIVMIDKKELFLAEIGLHRFRKSIKIESLVRTDKDEVKSALEELEHIRKSKISSFDTLQG from the coding sequence ATGGCTGATATATTAAGTCAAGAAGAGATCGATGCGCTCTTAGAAGTTGTCGAAGAAGAGGGCGATACACTCTCCTCAGAAGTGGAAGCCTCCGATACCAGACAAGTTATTCTTTACGACTTTAAACGACCCAATCGTGTCTCCAAAGAGCAGTTGCGTGCGGTTAAAGGTATTCACGACAAGATGGCGAGAAACCTCGCTTCGCAGATCTCTTCCATTATGCGAAGTATCGTTGAGATTCAGCTACATTCTGTCGATCAGATGACCTATGGTGAGTTCTTGATGTCACTTCCAAGCCCAACGAGCTTTAACGTCTTTTCGATTAAGCCACTGGATGGTAACTGCATTATTGAGATCAACCCTTCCATCGCTTTTCCAATGATCGACAGACTCTTAGGTGGACTGGGAGAGTCGTATGAATCAACGCGTGAGTTAACCGACATTGAGCTCAATCTCCTGGACGCCATTTTGCGTATTATCATGCAACGTCTTAAAGAGGGTTGGGCGCCGATTACGGACATGTACCCAACGGTTGAGACCAAAGAGTCTAGCCCGAATGTTGTTCAAATCGTTTCACAAAATGAGATTGTGATTATGGTGGTGATGGAGATTATCATTGGAAATTCAAGTGGTATGATTAATCTTTGTTATCCTGTTATCTACTTAGAACCCATTCTTTCACGCCTTGCAAACCGCGATATTATGCTCGGTGAAACGAGTGCAAAAAAGAGTCGTAACAAAGAGCTCAACACACTCATTTCGCGTGCGGAAGTGTTTATTGAATCCATCATTGGGCAATCTGAACTCAGTGTAGGAGAGCTTTTGGAGCTTAAAAAAGGGGACATCATCAGGCTGGATCGTGCGGCAGATGATAAAGCCATTGTGATGATTGATAAAAAAGAGCTCTTTTTAGCGGAGATTGGCTTGCATCGTTTCCGTAAATCGATTAAAATAGAGAGTTTGGTTCGAACCGATAAAGATGAAGTAAAAAGCGCGCTCGAAGAGCTAGAACATATTCGTAAATCAAAAATTTCATCATTTGATACATTGCAGGGGTAA
- the rffA gene encoding dTDP-4-amino-4,6-dideoxygalactose transaminase, translated as MIHFNKPPRTGNEDKYVLEAMNSLKISGDGAFGKRSQEWFEKRYGCPKTLLTPSCTHALEMAALLLDIKEGDEVIMPSYTFVSTADAFALRGAKIVFVDVRAETMNMDERLIEAAITPKTRAIVPVHYAGVGCDMDVIMDIANRHNLFVVEDAAQGFEATYKGKPLGTIGHLGAFSFHETKNVTSGGEGGLLLINDERFTQRAEIIREKGTNRSQFFRGMVDKYGWMDIGSSYLPSELQAAYLWGNLEEVDAIQNHRLNAWKMYYTKLEGLAKKGLIELPYIPEGCVHNAHMFYFKVKDLETRTALLEQFKAQNIGAVFHYIPLHSAPAGLKYGRMFGEDVYTTKESERLVRLPLYYGITHEEIDAVCDILMKWSAC; from the coding sequence ATGATTCATTTTAATAAACCTCCTCGAACAGGAAACGAAGATAAGTATGTGTTAGAGGCGATGAATAGCCTTAAAATTTCGGGCGATGGTGCCTTTGGTAAACGCTCCCAAGAGTGGTTTGAAAAACGCTATGGTTGTCCTAAAACCTTGCTCACACCTTCGTGCACGCACGCACTTGAAATGGCAGCACTTCTGTTGGACATCAAAGAGGGCGATGAAGTCATCATGCCTAGTTACACGTTTGTGAGTACTGCCGATGCTTTTGCACTGCGTGGGGCAAAAATCGTCTTTGTTGATGTGCGAGCTGAGACCATGAATATGGATGAACGTTTGATTGAAGCGGCAATTACGCCTAAAACGAGAGCCATTGTGCCTGTGCATTACGCAGGTGTGGGATGCGATATGGATGTGATTATGGACATCGCGAACCGCCATAATCTTTTTGTCGTCGAAGATGCGGCGCAAGGTTTCGAAGCAACCTACAAAGGTAAACCGCTGGGAACCATAGGACATTTGGGTGCGTTTAGTTTTCATGAAACCAAAAATGTGACCAGTGGCGGAGAGGGTGGACTGTTACTCATTAACGATGAGCGATTTACGCAAAGAGCGGAAATTATCCGCGAAAAAGGAACGAACCGTAGCCAGTTTTTTAGAGGCATGGTCGATAAATACGGTTGGATGGACATCGGAAGCAGTTACCTGCCAAGTGAGCTTCAAGCCGCGTACCTTTGGGGCAATTTGGAAGAGGTGGATGCGATTCAAAATCACCGTTTGAATGCGTGGAAAATGTACTATACAAAACTTGAAGGTTTGGCTAAAAAAGGGTTGATTGAACTTCCATATATTCCTGAAGGATGTGTGCATAACGCACATATGTTCTATTTTAAAGTGAAAGATTTGGAGACGAGAACGGCTTTGTTGGAGCAGTTTAAAGCGCAAAATATCGGTGCAGTGTTTCACTACATTCCCCTTCACAGCGCTCCTGCAGGGCTTAAATACGGTCGTATGTTTGGTGAAGATGTTTACACGACCAAAGAGAGCGAACGCTTGGTTCGTTTGCCACTGTATTATGGCATTACCCATGAAGAGATTGACGCGGTTTGTGATATTTTGATGAAATGGAGTGCATGTTAA
- a CDS encoding ComF family protein, producing the protein MRCHLCLGLSWQPLCKNCLQSILAPTPAFRILESGLKVYSFYSYSDITPLLHTKHTYIGAKIFAQLGSHTFLEFLKTFELPKGICAIPIDDHVRHGYSHSAILAKATKPFLTPMYGSLRAQNHESYSGKSRAFRQANKRDFIVTCKDEIDAILIDDIVTTGSTLEEAHETLKKHGVNVLFALVLADAKEG; encoded by the coding sequence ATGCGTTGCCATCTCTGCCTTGGGCTTAGCTGGCAACCGCTTTGTAAGAATTGCCTACAGAGCATTTTAGCTCCAACTCCTGCTTTTAGAATTTTGGAGAGCGGGCTTAAAGTTTACTCTTTTTACAGCTACAGTGACATAACCCCACTGCTTCATACCAAACACACCTACATCGGCGCTAAAATATTCGCACAACTAGGCTCTCATACTTTCTTAGAATTTTTAAAAACGTTTGAGTTGCCAAAAGGCATTTGCGCCATTCCTATCGACGATCATGTGAGACACGGCTATTCGCACAGTGCGATTTTAGCCAAAGCGACCAAGCCTTTTTTAACGCCAATGTACGGAAGTTTAAGAGCACAAAATCATGAGAGTTATTCTGGTAAAAGCAGAGCCTTTAGACAAGCCAATAAACGGGATTTTATCGTTACATGTAAAGATGAAATCGATGCTATTTTGATCGATGACATCGTCACCACGGGAAGTACTTTGGAAGAGGCGCATGAGACACTTAAAAAGCATGGTGTTAATGTTTTGTTTGCCCTAGTGTTGGCAGATGCAAAAGAGGGTTAG
- a CDS encoding transposase has protein sequence MPRRLRIENVGYHHVYNRGVAKGKVFEDEKDKAKFIELMASAAREYKFNIHAFCLMDNHYHILVQNTRENLSSGMRQLNAQYASYFNKRHSRVGHLWQDRFKSWYVLDEKHLFTLFKYIENNPVKAGMSQKIGEYMYCATYSILKDAVPSFLQNSFVLRDYNTKELLDLLSISLSVAERSNIDAFHQTKYKHEEGQIVPLHQEMLENYFLHVKSKQERNEAIKKAYEDGYSKSEVARNCSLSVAGVSKILKS, from the coding sequence ATGCCACGAAGATTGCGCATCGAAAATGTGGGCTATCATCACGTTTACAACCGAGGTGTTGCCAAGGGGAAGGTTTTTGAAGACGAAAAAGATAAGGCGAAGTTTATTGAGCTGATGGCAAGCGCTGCTAGGGAGTACAAGTTCAACATTCATGCGTTTTGTTTGATGGACAACCACTATCACATTTTAGTGCAAAACACGCGCGAAAATCTCTCTTCAGGCATGCGCCAACTGAACGCTCAGTATGCGAGTTATTTCAATAAACGCCATTCTCGTGTAGGGCATTTGTGGCAAGATCGCTTCAAATCATGGTACGTCTTGGATGAAAAGCACCTCTTTACCCTCTTTAAATACATCGAAAACAACCCCGTAAAAGCGGGGATGAGCCAAAAAATCGGCGAATATATGTATTGTGCAACGTACAGTATTTTAAAAGATGCCGTGCCTTCTTTTTTGCAAAACTCGTTTGTGTTGCGCGATTACAATACTAAGGAGTTATTGGATCTTTTAAGTATTTCTCTAAGCGTGGCAGAACGTTCAAATATAGACGCGTTTCATCAAACAAAATACAAACACGAAGAGGGGCAAATTGTGCCTTTGCACCAAGAAATGCTTGAAAATTATTTTTTACATGTAAAGAGTAAACAAGAGCGAAATGAAGCGATCAAAAAAGCCTATGAAGATGGATACAGCAAGAGTGAGGTTGCACGAAATTGCTCTCTAAGCGTTGCAGGAGTCAGTAAAATCCTCAAAAGTTAA
- the fliY gene encoding flagellar motor switch protein FliY gives MNNTFVQLLQQEVISTIEGLTGIAPTVELNSEESGESKLKLSPPLAKLDVTVGGELRGRMCVTIATSIATAIGDMMLGGEGDEKEEMDAEDLDATKEIISNILSSFSRSLGSQKNMPKLDFDIDSIEYIDANSQIDFKGYEKLFIYNLAVHNSHDTIAFAITHELIPLIGEEIAPSFASDEREEYTYEEPKKVIMGISPEELSNIELIKDVRLPIRVRIGSKKMLLKDVLSMDIGSVIELDQLANDPLEILVGDKVIAMGEVVIVDGNFGVQIGEIGTKRERLEKLR, from the coding sequence GTGAACAATACATTTGTACAATTATTACAACAAGAGGTTATCTCTACCATTGAGGGGTTAACAGGTATCGCACCTACGGTTGAACTGAACTCTGAAGAGAGTGGTGAGAGTAAACTCAAACTCAGTCCTCCCCTTGCAAAGCTTGATGTCACAGTTGGTGGAGAACTTCGCGGTCGAATGTGTGTTACGATTGCAACGTCGATTGCAACAGCCATTGGCGATATGATGCTGGGTGGCGAAGGTGATGAAAAAGAGGAGATGGACGCCGAAGATCTTGATGCGACCAAAGAGATTATCTCCAATATTTTAAGCTCTTTTTCGCGCTCCCTTGGCAGTCAGAAAAATATGCCTAAATTGGACTTTGATATTGATAGCATTGAGTACATTGATGCTAACAGTCAGATCGATTTTAAAGGGTACGAGAAGCTTTTTATTTACAATTTAGCCGTTCATAATTCTCACGATACGATTGCTTTTGCCATTACGCATGAGCTTATACCGCTTATCGGTGAGGAGATCGCACCCTCTTTTGCAAGTGATGAAAGAGAAGAATATACCTATGAAGAGCCTAAAAAAGTTATTATGGGGATTAGTCCTGAAGAGCTTAGTAATATCGAACTGATTAAAGATGTCAGACTGCCTATTCGTGTGCGTATAGGATCAAAAAAGATGCTTTTAAAAGATGTTTTGAGTATGGATATAGGCTCTGTCATCGAGCTGGATCAGTTGGCGAATGATCCTTTGGAAATTTTAGTAGGCGATAAAGTGATTGCAATGGGTGAAGTGGTCATCGTCGATGGTAACTTTGGTGTTCAAATAGGCGAGATTGGAACGAAACGCGAACGCTTAGAGAAGTTACGATAG
- a CDS encoding WbqC family protein, whose translation MKKIAILQSNYIPWKGYFDIIGSVDEFVLYDDMQYTKNDWRNRNKIKTQNGLQWLSIPVRQESLHQKINETKITDPKWNVNHWRSIAQSYAKAPHFKAYKEQFEALYMSATMESISEINRHFIDAICAMLEIKTIIRDSREFVLADGKSERLLALNQDLDATTYLSGPAAKDYLDESIFTAAGINVEWMDYSGYAEYHQLFPPFEHGVSVIDLIFNEGENAKNFLKSSQ comes from the coding sequence ATGAAAAAAATAGCAATTCTACAATCCAATTATATCCCGTGGAAGGGATATTTTGACATTATTGGCAGCGTGGACGAGTTTGTTTTGTACGATGATATGCAGTACACCAAAAATGACTGGCGCAATCGCAACAAGATTAAGACGCAAAATGGACTTCAATGGCTTAGTATTCCTGTGCGTCAAGAGAGTTTGCACCAAAAGATCAATGAGACAAAGATCACCGATCCCAAATGGAACGTGAACCATTGGCGAAGCATCGCGCAAAGTTATGCCAAGGCGCCTCATTTCAAGGCGTATAAAGAGCAGTTTGAAGCGCTGTACATGAGTGCAACGATGGAGAGCATTAGCGAGATTAATCGCCATTTTATTGATGCGATCTGTGCGATGCTAGAGATTAAAACGATCATTCGTGATTCCAGAGAATTTGTGTTAGCTGATGGTAAAAGTGAGCGACTTTTAGCGCTCAATCAAGATTTGGATGCCACGACGTATCTCAGTGGGCCTGCGGCGAAAGATTATTTGGATGAATCCATTTTTACAGCAGCTGGCATTAACGTTGAGTGGATGGATTACAGTGGGTATGCTGAATACCATCAACTGTTTCCACCGTTTGAGCATGGTGTGAGTGTGATTGATCTCATCTTCAACGAAGGCGAAAACGCCAAAAATTTTCTTAAAAGTAGTCAATAA
- a CDS encoding DUF4405 domain-containing protein yields the protein MTSLRRFISLSISFSFLIMSYTGIILFLSPKGRVANWTNWELLGLDKTQYTHLHVTFMVLFLLGMFFHIYLNWGSLLNYLKNRAKSFSLFTKEFLLALGLNLLFIVGTLYYWAPFEQFLDFQEEVKASWEAKVDQAPYGHAELSTLEEFAQKTGRNVSVIVSQLNASKLKGVNLTKTIAQIAQENGKSPAQIFDMINAKPQMPTLSEGGGYGKVTLKNASIQHTFALEKALELIREKGFNATENSTLKEIADALHVKPIELLELLKTSTQKESK from the coding sequence ATGACTTCGCTGCGTCGTTTTATCTCTTTGTCTATCAGTTTTTCATTTCTCATCATGAGCTACACGGGCATTATTCTTTTTTTATCGCCCAAAGGCAGGGTCGCCAACTGGACAAACTGGGAGCTTTTAGGGCTTGATAAAACGCAGTACACCCATTTACATGTAACTTTTATGGTACTTTTTTTACTGGGTATGTTTTTTCATATCTACCTCAATTGGGGATCACTTTTAAATTACCTCAAAAACAGAGCCAAATCCTTTTCTCTTTTCACCAAAGAGTTTTTATTAGCCCTTGGTTTGAACTTGCTTTTTATCGTAGGAACACTCTATTATTGGGCACCTTTTGAACAATTTTTGGACTTTCAAGAGGAGGTAAAAGCTTCGTGGGAAGCAAAAGTCGACCAAGCGCCCTACGGTCATGCCGAGCTTTCAACCCTCGAAGAGTTTGCCCAAAAAACGGGACGCAATGTCTCTGTCATCGTTTCGCAATTAAACGCCTCTAAACTCAAGGGTGTCAATCTGACCAAAACGATTGCGCAGATTGCTCAAGAAAATGGCAAATCACCCGCACAAATTTTCGATATGATCAATGCTAAACCCCAAATGCCCACGCTAAGCGAAGGTGGAGGATATGGTAAAGTAACGCTCAAAAATGCAAGCATACAACACACTTTTGCACTGGAAAAAGCCCTAGAACTTATCCGAGAAAAAGGCTTTAATGCTACTGAGAATTCAACACTCAAAGAGATCGCTGATGCTTTACATGTAAAGCCCATTGAACTCTTAGAATTACTGAAAACATCTACCCAAAAGGAGTCAAAATGA
- a CDS encoding TIGR00730 family Rossman fold protein, with protein MEEQQHIKDTEHSNEWSVLRIMSDFVKGFDELQDLGPSVTFFGSARFHANHRYYQDAHDLAYTLGKKGYSIITGGSKGIMEAANKGGFDAKSCQSIGLNINLPHEQAGNQYTTKHLTFDYFFVRKVMLIKYSLAYVIFPGGFGTLDELFEALTLTQTGKITKISIFLYGKSYWAKLYDFIATTLVEHHTIRPEDVELITLTDDMDEIVAKIDERLVIYTNELKNEGLDQSRHYQKNVEFLSNQE; from the coding sequence ATGGAAGAACAACAGCACATTAAAGATACCGAACACTCGAATGAATGGAGTGTTCTTCGCATTATGTCCGATTTTGTTAAAGGGTTTGATGAACTTCAAGACCTAGGCCCATCCGTAACATTTTTCGGTAGTGCGCGTTTTCATGCCAATCACCGCTATTACCAAGATGCCCATGATCTAGCCTATACACTGGGAAAAAAAGGGTATTCTATCATTACGGGTGGTTCCAAAGGCATTATGGAAGCGGCGAATAAAGGGGGCTTTGACGCCAAAAGTTGCCAATCCATTGGTCTGAATATCAACCTTCCCCATGAACAAGCGGGCAATCAATACACAACCAAGCACCTCACCTTTGACTACTTTTTTGTCCGCAAAGTGATGCTGATTAAATACTCGCTTGCCTATGTCATCTTCCCTGGAGGATTTGGCACGCTTGATGAACTTTTTGAAGCACTCACCCTCACCCAAACGGGTAAAATCACTAAAATTAGCATCTTTTTGTATGGGAAAAGTTATTGGGCAAAGCTCTATGATTTTATTGCAACTACGCTTGTGGAACATCATACGATTCGCCCTGAAGATGTTGAACTGATTACATTAACCGATGATATGGATGAGATCGTTGCAAAGATCGATGAACGCTTGGTGATTTACACCAACGAGCTTAAAAACGAGGGCTTAGATCAAAGCCGTCATTACCAAAAAAATGTAGAATTTCTATCCAATCAAGAGTAA
- a CDS encoding glycosyltransferase family 2 protein, with translation MESVKISVISPIYGCKECLFELYDRLVKTLSQITENFEIILVNDACPQASWERIAMLCAKDPRVKGINLSRNFGQHYAITAGLDHAKGEWVVVMDCDLQDRPEEIIKLYNKALDGYDIVFGRRAQRQDSFIKRFGSMAFNRVLEYFTETKHDNSIANFGIYAHKVVETINRYREHSRDFLLFAQMVGFKKVEIDIEHAPRAHGESSYNFSKLFRLAIDSIISHSNKPLRLSIQLGFFIALASLVYASWLVIRYFFYHTPAEGWTSLMVSMFFMFGLLFAIIGITGLYIGKIFDEVKRRPLYLIQETLNL, from the coding sequence GTGGAGTCTGTCAAGATTAGTGTTATCTCTCCTATTTATGGCTGTAAAGAGTGTCTGTTTGAACTTTATGATCGTTTAGTAAAGACACTGAGCCAAATTACTGAAAACTTCGAGATCATTTTGGTCAATGACGCCTGTCCGCAAGCTTCGTGGGAGCGCATTGCGATGTTATGCGCTAAAGATCCTCGTGTCAAAGGCATTAATCTCTCCCGAAATTTTGGGCAACATTACGCCATTACGGCGGGGCTTGATCATGCAAAAGGTGAGTGGGTTGTGGTGATGGATTGCGATTTGCAAGACAGACCTGAAGAGATCATTAAGCTGTACAACAAAGCACTGGATGGTTACGATATTGTTTTTGGAAGACGCGCACAAAGGCAAGATAGTTTTATCAAACGTTTTGGCTCGATGGCATTTAACCGCGTTTTAGAGTATTTTACCGAAACGAAGCACGATAACAGCATCGCCAATTTTGGCATTTATGCCCACAAAGTGGTTGAAACGATTAACCGTTACCGTGAACACAGCCGCGATTTTTTACTTTTTGCTCAAATGGTCGGATTTAAAAAAGTTGAAATTGACATCGAACATGCTCCAAGGGCGCATGGCGAGTCCTCCTATAATTTCTCAAAACTGTTTCGTTTAGCGATTGATTCGATTATTTCCCACTCCAATAAGCCGCTCAGGCTTTCGATTCAACTGGGTTTTTTTATCGCCTTAGCGAGCCTTGTGTATGCGAGCTGGCTGGTCATTCGCTACTTCTTCTACCACACACCCGCTGAGGGTTGGACGAGTTTGATGGTGTCGATGTTTTTTATGTTTGGACTTTTGTTTGCCATCATTGGCATTACAGGGTTGTACATCGGCAAGATTTTTGATGAGGTCAAACGACGACCGCTTTATCTGATTCAAGAGACACTTAATTTATGA
- a CDS encoding ribose-phosphate pyrophosphokinase, which translates to MRGYKVFAGTANPEFAKRVAKHLSLPLSAAEIKRFSDGEISVQVSESVRGKDVFIIQSTCAPANINLMELLILTDALRRSSANSITAVVPYFGYARQDRKAAPRVPITAKLVANMMQTAGIDRVVTIDLHAGQIQGFFDIPVDNLYGSIVFNDYVKAKNLKNPIIASPDIGGVARARSFAKLLGVDMVIVDKRREKANESEVMNIIGDVTGKDVILVDDMIDTAGTIVKAAEVLKKKGATSVMACCTHAVLSGPAYERITKGELDELIVTDTIPLKEANDKIKVLSVAPVFAEVIRRVYHNESVNGLFV; encoded by the coding sequence ATGAGAGGCTATAAAGTCTTTGCAGGAACGGCAAATCCAGAGTTTGCAAAACGAGTGGCAAAACATCTCTCTCTGCCTCTTTCAGCAGCGGAGATTAAACGATTTAGCGATGGCGAAATCAGTGTTCAAGTCAGTGAAAGTGTACGTGGAAAAGATGTTTTTATCATTCAATCCACCTGTGCACCAGCGAATATTAATTTAATGGAATTGCTTATTTTAACCGATGCGTTGCGAAGAAGCTCCGCCAACAGCATTACCGCCGTTGTGCCTTACTTTGGATACGCGAGACAAGATCGGAAAGCAGCCCCTAGGGTTCCGATCACAGCCAAATTAGTCGCGAATATGATGCAAACCGCAGGCATTGATCGTGTTGTAACGATCGACCTTCATGCCGGTCAAATTCAAGGCTTCTTTGATATCCCCGTCGATAACCTCTATGGCTCAATCGTCTTTAATGACTACGTGAAAGCTAAAAACCTCAAAAACCCTATTATCGCAAGTCCTGACATCGGTGGCGTTGCCCGTGCAAGAAGTTTTGCAAAACTCTTAGGTGTGGATATGGTCATCGTCGATAAACGTCGTGAAAAAGCCAATGAGTCTGAGGTGATGAACATCATCGGTGACGTCACGGGCAAAGATGTGATCTTGGTGGACGATATGATTGATACCGCAGGAACCATCGTCAAAGCGGCTGAAGTCTTGAAGAAAAAAGGGGCTACGAGTGTGATGGCATGTTGTACACACGCGGTTTTAAGCGGACCTGCGTATGAGCGTATCACCAAAGGTGAGCTCGATGAGTTGATCGTCACGGACACCATTCCTCTCAAAGAAGCCAATGATAAAATCAAAGTCCTTAGCGTTGCTCCTGTTTTTGCAGAAGTCATTCGTCGTGTTTATCACAATGAAAGTGTCAATGGATTGTTTGTTTAA
- a CDS encoding EF-hand domain-containing protein: MKKSFMCLALVSLVGLSLNAVDTTRGPIGFEAYDTNKDGMLTQEEFDTVKVERMSANAKAGMPMRNAANSPDFTYFDADKNGKVTKEEFQTGQLKHMQENRQNRGRK; encoded by the coding sequence ATGAAAAAATCTTTCATGTGCTTAGCACTGGTTAGTCTGGTCGGTTTGAGTTTAAATGCTGTGGACACAACGCGCGGTCCCATCGGATTTGAGGCGTACGATACCAACAAAGATGGGATGTTGACCCAAGAGGAGTTTGATACTGTTAAAGTAGAACGCATGAGTGCGAATGCAAAAGCGGGAATGCCAATGCGAAACGCTGCTAATTCACCTGATTTTACCTATTTTGATGCCGACAAAAACGGTAAAGTGACCAAAGAAGAGTTTCAAACAGGTCAATTAAAACATATGCAGGAAAACAGGCAAAACAGAGGCAGAAAATAG